From the Streptomyces nigrescens genome, one window contains:
- a CDS encoding MFS transporter yields MTNIEGGAAARGAEVAARAAESGRKRGGGLPAVGALAAATFTVVTSEMLPVGLLTPIGRELRISAGTAGLTLTVTGLVAAVSAPLLTMLVGRRDRRAVLVALMGTLAAANLLAAYAPNVVVLLVARVLVGLGMGGVWAIAAGLAVRLVPARSVAAATSLIFSGVAAASVLGVPAGTFLGELGGRRTAFGAMAVVCGAVAVALAVLLPPLPEAAAVRLNGVLAVLRGAPVRTGLVLVALLVTGHFAAYTYVRPVLEEVAGAEAGQISTLLLAFGLAGLAGNFLAGAGAARSPRAALLVICGVLAGAVLLMPLVGRGAGVPGAAVVVAVWGLAYGGVSVSTQTWLMAAAPGAREAASALFVAVFNGAIALGALAGGRAADGWGAVGVMWLGGTLAVGALVAVGVGRAPVREVSSRPE; encoded by the coding sequence ATGACGAACATCGAGGGCGGGGCGGCGGCCCGTGGCGCCGAAGTGGCCGCGCGAGCAGCGGAGTCGGGGCGGAAGCGGGGCGGTGGCCTGCCGGCGGTCGGGGCGCTGGCCGCGGCGACGTTCACGGTGGTGACGTCGGAGATGCTGCCGGTGGGGCTGTTGACCCCGATCGGCCGGGAGTTGCGGATCTCGGCCGGTACGGCGGGGCTGACGCTGACGGTCACGGGCCTGGTCGCGGCGGTGTCGGCGCCCTTGCTGACGATGCTCGTGGGGCGGCGGGACCGGCGGGCGGTGCTGGTCGCCCTGATGGGCACGCTGGCGGCGGCCAATCTGCTGGCGGCGTATGCGCCGAATGTCGTGGTGCTGCTGGTGGCACGGGTGCTGGTGGGGCTGGGAATGGGCGGGGTGTGGGCGATCGCGGCGGGGCTCGCGGTGCGGCTGGTGCCCGCGCGGAGCGTGGCGGCGGCGACGTCCCTGATCTTCAGCGGGGTCGCGGCGGCGTCCGTACTGGGTGTGCCGGCCGGCACCTTCCTGGGCGAACTGGGCGGCCGGCGAACGGCGTTCGGGGCGATGGCCGTGGTCTGCGGGGCGGTCGCGGTCGCACTGGCCGTACTGCTGCCGCCGCTGCCGGAGGCCGCCGCGGTGCGGCTGAACGGGGTGCTGGCCGTGCTGCGCGGCGCCCCCGTACGGACCGGGCTCGTCCTGGTGGCGCTCCTGGTGACCGGGCACTTCGCGGCGTACACCTATGTGCGGCCGGTGCTGGAGGAGGTGGCCGGTGCGGAGGCCGGGCAGATCAGCACGCTGCTGCTGGCGTTCGGCCTCGCGGGTCTGGCCGGGAATTTCCTGGCAGGGGCCGGGGCGGCGCGGTCACCGAGGGCGGCGTTGCTGGTGATCTGTGGGGTGCTCGCGGGGGCGGTGCTGCTGATGCCGCTGGTGGGGCGCGGGGCAGGGGTGCCGGGGGCGGCTGTCGTGGTGGCCGTATGGGGGCTGGCCTACGGGGGTGTCTCGGTCAGCACGCAGACCTGGCTGATGGCGGCCGCACCGGGTGCCCGCGAGGCGGCCTCCGCACTGTTCGTGGCGGTGTTCAACGGGGCTATCGCACTGGGGGCGCTGGCCGGCGGGCGGGCCGCGGACGGCTGGGGCGCGGTCGGTGTGATGTGGCTGGGCGGGACGCTCGCCGTGGGGGCACTGGTGGCGGTGGGCGTGGGGAGGGCGCCGGTACGGGAGGTGTCCTCGCGCCCGGAGTGA
- a CDS encoding FMN-dependent NADH-azoreductase, translated as MATLLLIDSSVFPEGGSASRSVTAAFRKAWKEQHPDGTVIHRDLAADPLPHLDGVGTSAGFSDPATHTPEQQEAFALRVKLAEELEQADAIVIGAPMYNFTIPSTLKAWLDQVIIMGRTAGEQPSAKGTPVTVVASRGGSYAPGTPRESFEYVQNYLEAVLNGGLGLEVDFIVPELTMAPNNPAMAELIPLYETSRDKAHEDAAAKAKALVERLAA; from the coding sequence ATGGCCACGCTTCTGCTCATCGACTCCTCCGTTTTTCCCGAGGGCGGCTCCGCCTCCCGTTCGGTCACCGCGGCCTTCCGCAAGGCCTGGAAGGAGCAGCACCCCGACGGCACCGTGATCCACCGCGACCTGGCCGCCGATCCGCTGCCGCACCTCGACGGCGTCGGCACCTCCGCCGGCTTCTCCGACCCGGCCACCCACACCCCCGAGCAGCAGGAGGCCTTCGCACTGCGCGTGAAGCTCGCCGAGGAGCTGGAGCAGGCCGACGCGATCGTCATCGGCGCCCCGATGTACAACTTCACGATCCCCTCCACGCTCAAGGCGTGGCTCGACCAGGTGATCATCATGGGCCGTACGGCGGGGGAGCAGCCGTCGGCCAAGGGCACCCCGGTCACCGTCGTCGCCAGCCGCGGCGGTTCCTACGCGCCCGGCACGCCCCGTGAGTCCTTCGAGTACGTCCAGAACTACCTGGAGGCCGTGCTGAACGGCGGTCTGGGCCTCGAGGTCGACTTCATCGTCCCCGAGCTGACCATGGCCCCGAACAACCCGGCGATGGCCGAGCTGATCCCGCTGTACGAGACCTCCCGCGACAAGGCCCACGAGGACGCGGCGGCCAAGGCCAAGGCTCTCGTCGAGCGCCTCGCCGCCTGA